Proteins encoded within one genomic window of Paracoccus sp. MA:
- a CDS encoding helix-turn-helix domain-containing protein: MDRIGQDIRALRKARGMTIAECAGRLDRSVGWLSQVERGVTAPSVQDLGRIALLFDLNISFFFRSAARQPEEQGLIVRAADRSRIGSADTGLSEELLSPGLTGGFEMIRSVFAPGSKSEGIRPAREKEDGGVVISGRLVLQIGGRRFALGPGDSFQFRGAAYAWENPGDEPAEVIWIVSPPIY, encoded by the coding sequence ATGGACAGGATCGGTCAGGACATCAGGGCGCTGCGCAAGGCGCGCGGCATGACCATCGCGGAATGCGCCGGGCGGCTGGACCGCTCGGTCGGCTGGCTCAGCCAGGTCGAGCGCGGCGTGACCGCGCCCTCGGTCCAGGACCTGGGCCGGATCGCGCTGCTTTTCGACTTGAACATTAGCTTCTTCTTCCGCTCGGCCGCCCGCCAGCCCGAGGAGCAGGGGCTGATCGTGCGCGCCGCCGACCGCAGCCGCATTGGCTCGGCCGATACCGGGCTTTCCGAAGAGCTGCTCTCGCCCGGGCTGACCGGGGGCTTCGAGATGATCCGCTCGGTCTTCGCGCCCGGTTCGAAAAGCGAAGGCATCCGCCCCGCGCGCGAGAAAGAGGACGGCGGCGTGGTGATCTCGGGACGGCTGGTGCTGCAGATCGGTGGGCGGCGCTTTGCGCTTGGCCCCGGCGACAGCTTCCAGTTCAGGGGCGCGGCCTATGCCTGGGAAAATCCCGGCGACGAGCCCGCCGAGGTGATCTGGATCGTCTCGCCGCCGATCTACTGA